DNA sequence from the bacterium genome:
GTTCTTCGGCAGCGGATGCACTTTCCTCGGCGTTGGCGGCCGTGGTCTGCGTAACCTCGCTCATTTGTTGGGTTCCGGCATTGACTTGTTCGATGCCATGCACCTGTTCATCGGATGCCACAGCCACTTCCTGCGTCAGCGCGGTCACCTTGTCGCTGGATTGCACCACCACATCCAAGGCATTTTTCAGATCGTCAACCACCTTCACTCCATCGGCGACACGCTTCACGTTTTCCTCGACCAGTTCTCCCGTAGTGCGCGCCGCCTCGGCCGCGCGGAGCGCGAGATTGCGCACTTCTTCGGCAACGACGGCAAAACCCTTTCCGGCCTCGCCGGCGCGAGCGGCTTCAACCGCTGCATTGAGTGCGAGCAAATTGGTTTGGAAGGCAATCTCATCAATGCTCTTCAGGACACGAGAGGTCTGATCCGATGCGCCGCGGATCGCCTGCATGGCGCGTTCCATCTCACACGCACCTTCGGCCGATTGCAATGTGAGGCGACGAGATTCTCCGGCCAGTTGGGCGGCGCTCTTCATATTGTCCGCATTTCGTCGCGTGGTTGACATAATGGTTTCGAGCGAGGAAGACGTTTCCTCAATGGCGGCGGCTTGCCGGTTCGCTCCGTCGGCCAGAGTGGAACTACTCTGCGAGATTTGACGCGCCGCGTTGGTAACCTGCTCGGCGGATTGGGAGAGGTCCAGTGCGGACCGCTCAATTGGTCGGCTGAAACGCCGGCCGACATAGAAACCGAGGGTAATGTTCAAGAGGAGGAACACCACGGCCAGCCCCCCCATCCAGCGCTCCATTGTTAACACTTCAGCGGCTGCCTCGCTACGCTTTACCTGTACCACTACCGACCAGTTCATACCGGGGAAACCCAATGCGCCGACCAGATGTCGGTAGCCGACGGCGTAGGATACGCCGCCATCCCGTGGATTATCCAGGTAGCCGGAACCGCTTTTACCTTCAACAGCCGCCTGAACGACTTCATATCCGGCACGACCCGGAGTTTCCTTCAGGATAACGGCCGGATCGTGCTTCACATCGTTGGAGCCCGTCCGGATCGGAGCATAGTCTACGATCACCCGGCCCTCTCCATCCAGCGCCAGGAACTCCGCCGTATTGAAACCCGCGGTTTTGAGTTCCTGATAGGCAGCAACGAAGAAGGCTTCTACAAAATCGAAGTTGAAGCGGTTGCTCCAATAGGCGATCACTTTTCCGGCATCATCGTAGACGGGAGCCGAGAATCCGAGGGCCATACCGCTACTGGATGGATACGCCCGCTGCACATCGCGGTCCACCATCACGTCCTCGATGAAGGTGCCATCGGAGACGTCATTTCCCTTTGCGGTGAACGGCATGCGGGAGGTGAACTGCTTCTGGGCGCAGGCTCGAAACCAGGGGGAATAGGAGTAGTCCTGGCCATAGATGAAGTTTGAATTCACCGGTTTGCCGTCCCGGTCGCGAGAGTTGACTGCGATCACTTTGCCCTGGGTGTCCACGAGAATCGTCAGATAGTACAGATCATAGGTATCCACAAACTGATTCATGGCCGATACGATGTCGTTTCCTTCACCCGGCTTATACCATAGGGACCGATCCCGTACTATGCGATTGAAACCGAATGCCTGAACGTCGCCGTACCGCTCAAAGAGATTGCGGTCAATCTTGTCCGCGATGTTGAAGGCAACGTTTTCGAACTGGGCCGCAGTTTTCTTCTCGCTGACTTTGGCTGCCTGATAAGCGATCAGGGCGAATACCGCCATGGGAATCAATCCAAAAGCGAGGAAATACCCTGTCAACTTCTTGGCCATACCCATCTGATGAGACACTTAGACCTCCGATATCCAAGGATTTGGTCACCTGTGATCACTCCATACCGATGTAACCCGCACTGATGTCCCCTATTTGCCTGAGCTCGTGGGTACAATTGGCGTAGGGCATTTTTGCAAAGCGAATGCCACATTACGTTGTAATCCCGCGACATCCATGCAGAAAACGATGCCGACTAATTCATATATTCATAACATAAATACTTATCACGCCAGAAGTGGCCTTATTCGACAGACCTCGATTCGATTCTCGATCAGACTTATCTCGATTCCGTGGTACAGACTCGGCAAGAGTGCGATATAGCAGACACACTCTCGACATACCCGGAATCCAATCTTCAATAGAAGAGGAGACGAGAACGAGAAACGGGCGCAGCATGCTGCGCCCTACCTTAGAATCCTTTTCGCGGGCGGATCTGGTCCGCCTTAGAAGGCGAATCAAATCGGCGTCTATTGGCTTGAATCCTTCCCTTATCTGACATAGCTCCTCGTATGCGAAGTCGCTTTTTGCCGCAAGGTCTGTGGCCGCTGTGGGCGGCGGGATTCGTCTCCACCGTGGGGGACTCGCTGCATCAGGTGGCGATCATGTGGCTGATCTACGAGCTCACCGGCTCGAAACTGGCCACCGGATTGATCGGCATGGCCCAGTATCTTCCGGCGGTCTTCTTCGGAGTATTCGCCGGAGCGCTGGTGGACCGGTGGAATCGCAAGCGGGTGATGATCGTGGCCGACGCCGCGCGAGTGCTGCTGGTGGCGCTGATTCCGACTCTCTATCTGCTGGGCCAGATGACGGGTCTCGTGCTCGGACTGCTGGCTTTCTCGGTTGCCCTGTTCACGACGACGTTCTATCCCGCCCGCGAGTCCATCGTTCCTCAGATCGTGGAACGCGCGGAGCTGACGCGCGCCAGCTCGGTTTTGCAGGGATCGTATGGATTCGCCTACTTCACGGGCCCCGTTTTGGCGGCGGTTCTGCTGCCGTGGGCGAAGCTCAGCGGACTTTTCTACGCCGATGCTCTCAGTTATCTGGTATCGCTTGGTTTTCTGTTGATTCTGAGACCGCGCCCGTCCACCGATAATGGATTCCCCGCGATCCACACGTTGTATTCCGTGCGCGAGGGATTGACCTATGCCGGGAAGAGCGGACTGATTCGCGGACTTCTGCTGGTCACCGCCGTGGATAATCTCTTCATCATGGGTCCGGCGCTGGTGGGTACGCCACTCTACGTGCGACTGCACCTCGGGCTGGGGGCGCAGGCGTTCGCGGCGACGCAGGGCGCGTTTGCGCTCGGCATGGTGATTGGAAGTCTGCTGGCTCATCGCTACGCATCCCGTCTGCCGCGCGGGCGACTGCTCCTGTGGGCGATCATCTACGACGGAATCACGTTCGTTCCGTTTCTGTTCACGTCCTCGCTCACGCCCTGTCTGATCGTGTGGCTCATCCACAGCATCGGCGTTCCGTTCATTCTCGTTCCCCGCACTACACTCGTTCAAACGGAAGTGCCCGAACGATTTCAGGGCCGCGTCTTCAGTCTCGTTAATCTCACCGTGGTGGGCTTCACCGCGATCAGTTGCGGGCTGACCGGTCTGGCCGCCGAGATCATGCCATCGCACTGGCTGTTTGCGATCATTGGAGTGAGCGCGACCGTCGTCGGCGGAGCGGGTTGGCTTTTCCGCGATTTACGTCGGGCCCGCTGATTTTTTCGGATTCCGGGAAGATTCTGGACGCCCGCTCGGCGTTGTACGGAACGATAAGTCAACCCATCGGTGCACGGTGTGCAGAATGACAAACAGGGACATTCCGGCCGGGCTATGC
Encoded proteins:
- a CDS encoding MFS transporter: MRSRFLPQGLWPLWAAGFVSTVGDSLHQVAIMWLIYELTGSKLATGLIGMAQYLPAVFFGVFAGALVDRWNRKRVMIVADAARVLLVALIPTLYLLGQMTGLVLGLLAFSVALFTTTFYPARESIVPQIVERAELTRASSVLQGSYGFAYFTGPVLAAVLLPWAKLSGLFYADALSYLVSLGFLLILRPRPSTDNGFPAIHTLYSVREGLTYAGKSGLIRGLLLVTAVDNLFIMGPALVGTPLYVRLHLGLGAQAFAATQGAFALGMVIGSLLAHRYASRLPRGRLLLWAIIYDGITFVPFLFTSSLTPCLIVWLIHSIGVPFILVPRTTLVQTEVPERFQGRVFSLVNLTVVGFTAISCGLTGLAAEIMPSHWLFAIIGVSATVVGGAGWLFRDLRRAR
- a CDS encoding methyl-accepting chemotaxis protein, translated to MSHQMGMAKKLTGYFLAFGLIPMAVFALIAYQAAKVSEKKTAAQFENVAFNIADKIDRNLFERYGDVQAFGFNRIVRDRSLWYKPGEGNDIVSAMNQFVDTYDLYYLTILVDTQGKVIAVNSRDRDGKPVNSNFIYGQDYSYSPWFRACAQKQFTSRMPFTAKGNDVSDGTFIEDVMVDRDVQRAYPSSSGMALGFSAPVYDDAGKVIAYWSNRFNFDFVEAFFVAAYQELKTAGFNTAEFLALDGEGRVIVDYAPIRTGSNDVKHDPAVILKETPGRAGYEVVQAAVEGKSGSGYLDNPRDGGVSYAVGYRHLVGALGFPGMNWSVVVQVKRSEAAAEVLTMERWMGGLAVVFLLLNITLGFYVGRRFSRPIERSALDLSQSAEQVTNAARQISQSSSTLADGANRQAAAIEETSSSLETIMSTTRRNADNMKSAAQLAGESRRLTLQSAEGACEMERAMQAIRGASDQTSRVLKSIDEIAFQTNLLALNAAVEAARAGEAGKGFAVVAEEVRNLALRAAEAARTTGELVEENVKRVADGVKVVDDLKNALDVVVQSSDKVTALTQEVAVASDEQVHGIEQVNAGTQQMSEVTQTTAANAEESASAAEELNGHAESMHGVVAAMVQIVHGTR